Proteins encoded by one window of Pseudonocardia sp. HH130629-09:
- a CDS encoding CaiB/BaiF CoA transferase family protein, whose protein sequence is MGGALDGLRVIDLASVVMGPYACQILGDLGAEVIKIEPPAGDMTRRTLPQRHPGMGALALNVNRNKRSVALDLKTDAGRAVLDDLLDTADVLITNMRPGALERLGLGPGRVAGRFPRLVQVRAQGFRSDSELADRAAYDEIVQASSGMVDLMRRATGTPSYAPTILADKVCALTIAYSTLAAVIHQRATGEGQLVEVPMTDTLLAFNLVEHLSGHTFVPAEGPTGFNRSMVAGHEAVATKDGWACILPYTPRNIADFFAAAGREDLAADERFATSPAMAAHQPELYARIGELAPQRTTDEWAALCAEHSIPFASVLAVDDAETDPYVTSGGLLTEAEHPTEGRYRSIGFPVRLSATPAGMRTPAPALGADGAAVLRELGRTEDEIDALVAEGVLVR, encoded by the coding sequence ATGGGTGGCGCACTGGACGGGCTGCGGGTGATCGACCTGGCCTCGGTGGTCATGGGCCCCTACGCCTGCCAGATCCTGGGTGACCTGGGCGCGGAGGTGATCAAGATCGAGCCGCCGGCCGGGGACATGACCCGCCGGACGCTGCCCCAGCGCCACCCCGGCATGGGTGCGCTCGCGCTGAACGTGAACCGCAACAAGCGCTCGGTCGCCCTCGACCTCAAGACCGACGCCGGGCGGGCCGTGCTCGACGACCTGCTCGACACCGCCGACGTCCTCATCACGAACATGCGGCCCGGTGCGCTGGAGCGGCTCGGGCTCGGTCCCGGGCGGGTCGCCGGACGGTTCCCGCGTCTGGTGCAGGTGCGGGCGCAGGGCTTCCGCAGCGACTCCGAACTGGCCGACCGGGCCGCCTACGACGAGATCGTGCAGGCGTCCTCGGGGATGGTGGACCTGATGCGGCGCGCGACCGGCACCCCGTCGTACGCGCCGACGATCCTCGCCGACAAGGTGTGCGCGCTGACCATCGCCTACTCCACGCTGGCCGCGGTGATCCACCAGCGGGCCACCGGTGAGGGGCAGCTGGTCGAGGTCCCGATGACCGACACGCTGCTCGCGTTCAACCTGGTGGAGCACCTGTCCGGACACACCTTCGTGCCCGCGGAGGGCCCGACCGGGTTCAACCGGTCGATGGTGGCCGGGCACGAGGCCGTAGCGACGAAGGACGGCTGGGCGTGCATCCTGCCCTACACCCCGCGCAACATCGCGGACTTCTTCGCCGCGGCCGGCCGCGAGGACCTGGCCGCCGACGAGCGGTTCGCCACCTCGCCGGCGATGGCGGCGCACCAGCCCGAGCTGTACGCACGGATCGGCGAGCTCGCCCCGCAGCGCACCACCGACGAGTGGGCGGCGCTGTGCGCCGAGCACTCGATCCCGTTCGCGTCGGTGCTCGCCGTCGACGACGCCGAGACCGACCCGTACGTCACCTCCGGCGGCCTGCTGACCGAGGCCGAGCACCCCACCGAGGGCCGCTACCGCTCGATCGGCTTCCCGGTCCGGCTCTCGGCCACCCCGGCCGGGATGCGCACCCCCGCCCCCGCACTCGGTGCCGACGGCGCCGCGGTGCTGCGCGAGCTGGGGCGCACCGAGGACGAGATCGACGCGCTCGTCGCCGAGGGGGTGCTGGTCCGATGA
- a CDS encoding IclR family transcriptional regulator, whose amino-acid sequence MRKHHRTVDRVAGLLEAVARRPDGSTLSALARRVGAPVSSVQKLVDGLVATGYLDERDRRYTLGPAPWMLAARAGEPPVPAIPHEALDQLARHTGLPVLLAARIGDDAVYLDWAGADESFDVALSARVRAPLPDTAAGRVLLAHLAPAERKRVALAAHDGDPGAAAALLDTCARIRTDGFERGASGALLPGAVAVAVALRHDGRVTGALSAADRGSGPLPRGVADALADAADAWST is encoded by the coding sequence ATGCGTAAGCACCACCGGACGGTGGACCGGGTGGCCGGTCTGCTCGAAGCCGTCGCGCGCCGCCCCGACGGCAGCACCCTCTCCGCGCTGGCCCGGCGCGTCGGTGCCCCGGTGTCCTCGGTGCAGAAGCTCGTCGACGGTCTCGTCGCCACCGGCTACCTCGACGAACGCGACCGTCGCTACACCCTGGGGCCCGCGCCGTGGATGCTCGCGGCGAGAGCGGGAGAACCACCCGTCCCGGCGATCCCGCACGAGGCACTCGACCAGCTGGCCCGGCACACCGGCCTGCCCGTGCTGCTCGCCGCCCGGATCGGCGACGACGCCGTCTACCTCGACTGGGCCGGCGCCGACGAGAGCTTCGACGTGGCGCTGTCCGCCCGGGTCCGTGCACCGCTGCCCGACACCGCTGCCGGCCGGGTCCTGCTCGCCCACCTCGCCCCGGCCGAGCGCAAGCGCGTGGCGCTGGCCGCGCACGACGGCGACCCCGGCGCCGCCGCCGCGCTGCTCGACACCTGCGCGCGGATCCGCACCGACGGGTTCGAACGCGGCGCCAGCGGAGCCCTGCTGCCCGGGGCGGTCGCCGTCGCGGTCGCACTCCGCCACGACGGCCGCGTCACGGGGGCGCTCTCGGCTGCCGACCGCGGGTCGGGACCGCTGCCCCGCGGGGTCGCCGACGCTCTCGCCGACGCCGCGGACGCGTGGTCGACCTGA
- a CDS encoding SRPBCC family protein, producing MIDQRIETSRIVYASPAVIFAVLRDPRGHVAIDSSGMLMSAEGEPVSAAGDTFVVHMDRESLGDRPMGRYDVTVHIASYVPDREISWTIVGVMRPPVGHVYGYRLERVGEADGGGTRVVSWCDWSDIHPQYRDSDLFPVISAASLRATLGILARTVQTFPAPVVAVPPS from the coding sequence ATGATCGACCAGCGGATCGAGACCTCCCGCATCGTCTACGCGAGCCCGGCCGTGATCTTCGCCGTGCTCCGTGACCCGCGTGGGCACGTGGCCATCGACAGCTCCGGCATGTTGATGTCGGCCGAGGGCGAACCGGTCTCGGCGGCCGGTGACACCTTCGTCGTGCACATGGACCGCGAGTCGCTCGGCGACCGTCCGATGGGGCGCTACGACGTCACCGTGCACATCGCGAGCTACGTGCCGGACCGCGAGATCTCCTGGACCATCGTCGGCGTCATGCGCCCGCCGGTCGGCCACGTGTACGGCTACCGGCTGGAGCGGGTCGGCGAGGCCGATGGCGGCGGCACCCGGGTCGTCTCGTGGTGCGACTGGTCCGACATCCACCCGCAGTACCGCGACTCCGACCTGTTCCCGGTGATCTCCGCGGCGTCGCTCAGGGCGACCCTGGGCATCCTCGCCCGGACCGTGCAGACGTTCCCGGCACCGGTGGTCGCCGTACCACCGTCGTAG
- a CDS encoding MarR family winged helix-turn-helix transcriptional regulator, translated as MTEPGTVAPLALDEQLCFALHSASRAMTGCYRPILEAIGLTYSQYAVLLVLWAEETVPQRELGERMFLDSGTLSPMLTRLEGRGLVTRARRPDDERTVQVSLTEKGKALRDQAAAAQDEVIKATGMSTDELFRLRDDLQRLASRLRASEAGAASA; from the coding sequence ATGACCGAGCCCGGAACCGTGGCGCCGCTGGCGCTCGACGAGCAGCTCTGTTTCGCGCTCCACTCGGCGTCCCGCGCGATGACCGGGTGCTACCGCCCGATCCTCGAGGCCATCGGGCTGACCTACAGCCAGTACGCGGTCCTGCTCGTGCTGTGGGCCGAGGAGACGGTGCCCCAGCGGGAACTCGGGGAGCGCATGTTCCTCGACAGCGGCACGTTGTCGCCGATGCTGACCCGGCTGGAGGGCCGCGGGCTGGTCACCCGCGCCCGTCGCCCGGACGACGAGCGCACCGTGCAGGTGTCGCTCACCGAGAAGGGCAAGGCGCTGCGGGACCAGGCCGCCGCCGCACAGGACGAGGTCATCAAGGCCACCGGCATGTCGACGGACGAGCTGTTCCGCCTCCGGGACGACCTGCAGCGGCTCGCCTCCCGCCTCCGGGCGTCGGAGGCCGGGGCCGCCTCGGCCTGA
- a CDS encoding MarR family winged helix-turn-helix transcriptional regulator, which yields MSGLDPDELARLRTDLARVARGLDRATRGSDLTRSALSVLDTVAVRGPIGMGELATVEGVNPTMLSRLAGRLEAAGLLVRDTDPDDGRAVRVAVTEAGAAEHRRRREERTRLLGAHVDALTPDHTARLRAALPALDALAAALRDAR from the coding sequence ATGAGCGGCCTCGACCCCGACGAGCTGGCGCGGCTGCGCACGGACCTGGCCCGGGTGGCGCGGGGCTTGGACCGGGCCACCCGCGGCTCCGACCTCACCCGCAGCGCCCTGTCGGTGCTCGACACCGTCGCCGTCCGCGGCCCGATCGGGATGGGGGAGCTCGCCACCGTCGAGGGCGTCAACCCCACGATGCTGTCGCGTCTGGCCGGCAGGCTGGAGGCCGCCGGACTGCTCGTCCGCGACACCGACCCCGACGACGGCCGCGCCGTGCGCGTCGCGGTCACCGAGGCGGGCGCGGCCGAGCACCGCCGACGCCGCGAGGAACGCACACGTCTGCTCGGCGCACACGTCGACGCCCTGACCCCCGACCACACCGCACGGCTGCGGGCCGCGCTGCCCGCGCTCGACGCGCTCGCCGCGGCCCTGCGGGACGCACGGTGA
- a CDS encoding MFS transporter, whose translation MQSIAQSWLVYELSGSAAVLGTVVAVQTVPTLLLGPYAGVWVDRLDRRRLMIGLQTMMGLQAAALAVLTLTGTVALWHVYVLAAVLGLNKAVENPARQTFVHELVGPDDLRNAVTLNSVLVNAARAVGPAVAGLVIVAGGTGICFAVNAVSFVAVVTSLLRLDTSALVPTAPAPRAPGQLREGLAHVRDNPELWVPLVMMALIGCLAYEFPVVLPVVASQTFGGDASTYGWLTGAMGVGAVVGGLVVAGNGRTGVPMLVRTALLFGLVLGLAAIAPSLWVALVAMGLVGMASVAFMAGGNSTLQLASAPHMRGRVMALWSVAFLGSTPIGGPIAGWVSEQWGGRGGLALGAVACLVAAAIGLPTARRAARAEAAS comes from the coding sequence ATGCAGTCGATCGCCCAGTCCTGGCTGGTCTACGAGCTGAGCGGGTCCGCGGCGGTGCTCGGCACCGTCGTCGCCGTCCAGACCGTGCCCACGCTGCTCCTCGGGCCCTACGCCGGGGTGTGGGTGGACCGGCTCGACCGGCGACGGCTGATGATCGGCCTGCAGACGATGATGGGCCTGCAGGCCGCCGCGCTCGCCGTGCTCACCCTCACCGGCACCGTCGCGCTCTGGCACGTCTACGTGCTGGCCGCGGTGCTCGGGCTGAACAAGGCCGTCGAGAACCCGGCCCGGCAGACCTTCGTGCACGAGCTCGTCGGCCCCGACGACCTCCGCAACGCCGTCACCCTCAACTCGGTCCTGGTCAACGCCGCGCGCGCGGTCGGTCCCGCGGTCGCCGGGCTGGTCATCGTCGCGGGCGGGACCGGGATCTGCTTCGCGGTCAACGCGGTCAGCTTCGTCGCCGTCGTGACCTCGCTGCTGCGCCTGGACACCTCCGCGCTCGTGCCCACCGCGCCGGCGCCGCGGGCGCCCGGGCAGCTGCGCGAGGGACTCGCGCACGTGCGGGACAACCCCGAGCTGTGGGTCCCGCTGGTGATGATGGCGTTGATCGGCTGCCTGGCCTACGAGTTCCCGGTGGTGCTGCCGGTGGTGGCCTCGCAGACCTTCGGCGGCGACGCGAGCACCTACGGCTGGCTGACCGGTGCGATGGGTGTCGGCGCGGTCGTCGGCGGGCTCGTCGTCGCCGGGAACGGGCGCACCGGGGTGCCGATGCTGGTGCGCACCGCGCTGCTGTTCGGCCTGGTCCTGGGGCTCGCCGCGATCGCGCCGTCGCTGTGGGTCGCGCTGGTCGCGATGGGGCTGGTCGGGATGGCCAGCGTCGCGTTCATGGCGGGCGGCAACTCGACGCTGCAGCTGGCCTCGGCCCCGCACATGCGGGGGCGGGTGATGGCGCTGTGGTCGGTGGCCTTCCTCGGCTCCACCCCGATCGGCGGCCCGATCGCCGGCTGGGTCAGCGAGCAGTGGGGTGGTCGCGGCGGGCTCGCACTGGGGGCGGTGGCCTGCCTGGTCGCGGCCGCGATCGGCCTCCCCACGGCGCGCCGCGCCGCCCGGGCGGAGGCCGCCTCGTGA
- a CDS encoding fluoride efflux transporter FluC, translating into MSAPGRPAVLTAVAAGGVVGAEVRWLLGLVGPPAPWTTLIINVTGCLLMGMLMVLATERFSAHPLVRPALGVGVLGGYTTFSTYAVDVAAPAFGSPGSLALMVGTPVLAVAATALGASLTRALAGGGAR; encoded by the coding sequence GTGAGCGCGCCCGGCCGGCCGGCGGTGCTCACGGCCGTCGCCGCCGGCGGGGTGGTGGGCGCCGAGGTGCGCTGGCTGCTCGGGCTCGTCGGCCCGCCGGCACCGTGGACGACGCTGATCATCAACGTCACCGGCTGCCTGCTGATGGGGATGCTGATGGTGCTGGCCACCGAGCGGTTCTCCGCCCACCCGCTGGTCCGCCCGGCACTCGGGGTCGGGGTGCTCGGCGGGTACACGACGTTCTCCACCTACGCCGTCGACGTCGCCGCGCCGGCGTTCGGATCACCGGGGTCGCTCGCGCTGATGGTCGGCACCCCGGTGCTCGCCGTCGCCGCGACCGCGCTCGGCGCGAGCCTGACCCGCGCGCTCGCCGGGGGCGGAGCCCGATGA
- the crcB gene encoding fluoride efflux transporter CrcB, with amino-acid sequence MTALLVALGAAVGAPLRYLVDNAVKARTPSAFPWGTWVINVVGSFVLGAVVALTPSAGPGFAALLGTGFCGAFTTYSTFGWETLSLLERGRTALAVGYAAASAVVGVAAALAGHALLTAVAG; translated from the coding sequence ATGACGGCGCTGCTCGTCGCCCTCGGTGCGGCCGTCGGGGCGCCGCTGCGCTACCTGGTCGACAACGCGGTGAAGGCGCGGACGCCGTCGGCGTTCCCGTGGGGCACCTGGGTGATCAACGTGGTGGGGTCGTTCGTGCTGGGTGCGGTGGTGGCGCTGACCCCGTCGGCCGGGCCGGGGTTCGCCGCGCTGCTCGGCACCGGGTTCTGCGGGGCGTTCACCACCTACAGCACCTTCGGCTGGGAGACGCTGTCGCTGCTCGAACGGGGTCGCACCGCGCTCGCCGTGGGCTACGCGGCGGCCAGCGCCGTCGTCGGTGTCGCGGCGGCGCTGGCCGGGCACGCGCTGCTCACCGCCGTGGCCGGCTGA
- a CDS encoding LysR family transcriptional regulator → MATAPARVPDLTALALLRDIACSGSMATAAEGLGLTVQAASARIRAAEQQAGGPVLERGRRGRRSSSLTTRGVLLVEWAGPLLAAAADLDVAVAALRDEPAGEDTVVLAANPVVAECLLQGWLVELRDGPGGRVVLRDTADPAAAVRSGDAAVGVVSTPGPLEDLHAATVASDPLVLVVAPGHPWSAVDGVDATELAGTPLLTRPPGAGARPALEAALDAAGAGELAAPRRGYAADAALRAAVRAGAGPAVLGRAVVAADVAAGSLVVVDVRGLDLTREFRAVWREGTSPRGTARDLLRIATGGRIR, encoded by the coding sequence ATGGCCACCGCACCTGCACGCGTCCCCGACCTGACCGCTCTCGCCCTGCTCCGTGACATCGCCTGCTCCGGGAGCATGGCCACCGCGGCCGAGGGGCTCGGGTTGACGGTGCAGGCCGCGTCGGCGCGGATCCGGGCCGCCGAACAGCAGGCCGGCGGTCCGGTGCTCGAACGCGGCCGGCGGGGGCGCCGGTCGAGCAGCCTCACCACCCGCGGCGTCCTGCTCGTGGAGTGGGCGGGCCCGCTGCTGGCCGCCGCGGCCGACCTGGACGTCGCGGTCGCGGCCCTGCGCGACGAGCCGGCCGGGGAGGACACGGTCGTCCTGGCGGCGAACCCGGTGGTCGCGGAGTGTCTGCTGCAGGGTTGGCTGGTCGAGCTGCGCGACGGCCCGGGCGGGCGGGTCGTGCTGCGCGACACCGCGGACCCCGCCGCGGCGGTCCGGTCCGGTGACGCGGCCGTCGGTGTGGTGTCCACGCCCGGCCCCCTGGAGGACCTGCACGCGGCGACGGTGGCGTCGGACCCGCTGGTGCTCGTCGTCGCCCCCGGGCACCCGTGGTCCGCGGTCGACGGTGTCGACGCCACGGAGCTGGCGGGTACCCCGCTGCTCACCCGGCCGCCCGGTGCCGGGGCCCGGCCCGCGCTGGAGGCCGCGCTCGACGCCGCCGGTGCCGGTGAGCTCGCTGCGCCGCGTCGCGGGTACGCCGCGGACGCCGCCCTGCGTGCCGCCGTCCGCGCCGGTGCGGGCCCCGCGGTGCTGGGGCGTGCGGTGGTCGCCGCCGACGTCGCAGCCGGGTCCCTGGTCGTCGTCGACGTCCGCGGCCTCGACCTGACCCGGGAGTTCCGTGCCGTCTGGCGGGAGGGCACCTCCCCCCGCGGTACCGCCCGTGACCTGCTGCGCATCGCCACCGGCGGCCGCATCCGCTGA
- a CDS encoding mycothiol transferase: MTTTAELLTDHVGRIDELVREVVDGLSEADLARRPEGADGPGNPIGWLVWHLLRVQDDHVADAFDAEQVWTGEGWAERFGLDLDPADTGFGHTSAQVDAVRTTADLLTGYGAAVHERTVGHLAGLADEDLSRVLPPTWGENVPLGERLVSVVGDDLQHAGQAAYLRGLLGV, from the coding sequence ATGACGACGACCGCGGAACTGCTGACCGACCACGTAGGCCGGATCGACGAGCTCGTGCGTGAGGTGGTCGACGGCCTGTCCGAGGCCGACCTCGCCCGCCGCCCGGAGGGTGCGGACGGCCCCGGCAACCCGATCGGCTGGCTGGTGTGGCACCTGCTGCGGGTGCAGGACGACCACGTCGCCGATGCCTTCGACGCCGAGCAGGTCTGGACCGGCGAGGGCTGGGCCGAGCGGTTCGGCCTCGACCTCGACCCCGCCGACACCGGGTTCGGGCACACCTCGGCGCAGGTCGACGCCGTGCGGACGACCGCCGATCTGCTGACCGGCTACGGCGCGGCGGTGCACGAACGCACCGTCGGGCACCTCGCGGGCCTCGCCGACGAGGACCTGTCGCGCGTCCTGCCGCCCACCTGGGGGGAGAACGTGCCCCTCGGCGAACGCCTGGTCAGTGTGGTCGGCGACGACCTCCAGCACGCCGGTCAGGCAGCCTATCTGCGCGGGCTGCTGGGAGTGTGA
- a CDS encoding molybdopterin-dependent oxidoreductase: MTENVRTHSAHWGVFHARWDGSRLRVRPHPGDPDPSPVLDNVPAAVGHAARVAAPAVRRGWWDRGPGRDPGRGRDGYHTVSWDAVLDRLAEETHRVRSTHGDEAVYGGSYGWASAGRFHHAQSQLHRFLALTGGYTRSVNTYSGGAAEVVLPHVLGTFDAVTRYAVTWDQVAAHTDTVVAFGGMALKNSAIAAGGVSRHVERGAMRAARERGAVFVLVSPLRPDLPEALDATWLPIRPGTDVALMLALMHTIVEAGRADTDFLASHCDGWDRLREYLFAAPARDAGWAEDITGIPAATIRELAWRMAHGRTLVTVAQSLQRAEHGEQPVWGGTALAAVLGQIGLSGGGFNYGLGSLGHYGRPRNAVPVPTFSRAPNPVTSFIPVARVADMLLHPGETYSYQGVDHTYPHVRMAWWAGGNPFHHHQDLRRLRRAVAELDTFVVHDPMWTATARHADVVLPSTTTLERDDIGATSSDPLVVAMKQLVPRHGEARDDYDVLADLAARLGHGEAFTEGRTSHEWLVHMYDRTRKGLADRGLDAPSFEEFWERGELELPQRPDDGGVLGRFRADPARHPLPTASGRVQLGSGPIVALGLPDHPGHPAWIEPTEVPDDRHPFWLVSNQPATRLHSQLDFGAHSAGAKRSGREVVRIHPDDAARLGIGDGDVVRIHNDRGACLAAARVTDDIRPGVLQLPTGAWWDPRPDPDRPEFGDDGLCVHGNPNAVTRDRGTSSFAQGTHCTGPQEIENEAM, from the coding sequence GTGACCGAGAACGTGAGGACCCACAGCGCGCACTGGGGCGTGTTCCACGCCCGCTGGGACGGCAGCAGGCTGCGGGTCCGCCCGCACCCCGGCGACCCGGACCCGTCGCCGGTGCTGGACAACGTCCCCGCGGCCGTCGGGCACGCCGCCCGGGTCGCCGCACCGGCGGTGCGCCGCGGCTGGTGGGACCGGGGCCCCGGTCGTGACCCCGGCCGCGGGCGCGACGGCTATCACACGGTGTCCTGGGACGCCGTGCTCGACCGGCTCGCCGAGGAGACCCACCGGGTCCGTTCCACTCACGGCGACGAGGCCGTCTACGGCGGCTCCTACGGCTGGGCGTCGGCCGGGCGGTTCCACCACGCGCAGAGCCAGCTGCACCGGTTCCTGGCGCTGACCGGGGGCTACACCCGCTCGGTCAACACCTACTCCGGCGGTGCCGCCGAGGTGGTCCTGCCGCACGTGCTGGGCACCTTCGACGCGGTGACCCGCTACGCGGTGACCTGGGACCAGGTCGCGGCGCACACCGACACCGTCGTCGCGTTCGGTGGGATGGCGCTGAAGAACTCCGCGATCGCCGCGGGCGGGGTCAGCCGGCACGTCGAGCGCGGGGCGATGCGTGCCGCGCGTGAACGGGGCGCGGTGTTCGTGCTGGTCAGCCCGCTGCGCCCCGACCTGCCCGAGGCCCTCGACGCCACCTGGCTGCCGATCCGGCCGGGCACCGACGTCGCCCTGATGCTGGCGCTCATGCACACGATCGTCGAGGCGGGGCGGGCCGACACCGACTTCCTCGCCTCGCACTGCGACGGCTGGGACCGGCTGCGCGAGTACCTGTTCGCCGCCCCGGCGCGCGACGCCGGGTGGGCCGAGGACATCACCGGCATCCCGGCCGCGACGATCCGGGAGCTGGCCTGGCGGATGGCGCACGGCCGCACCCTGGTCACCGTCGCGCAGTCGCTGCAGCGCGCCGAGCACGGCGAGCAGCCGGTGTGGGGCGGGACGGCTCTCGCCGCGGTTCTCGGCCAGATCGGCCTGTCCGGCGGCGGCTTCAACTACGGCCTCGGGTCGCTCGGGCACTACGGGCGCCCGCGCAACGCGGTGCCGGTGCCCACGTTCTCCCGGGCGCCGAACCCGGTGACCTCGTTCATCCCGGTCGCGCGGGTCGCGGACATGCTGCTGCACCCGGGGGAGACCTACTCCTACCAGGGCGTCGACCACACCTACCCGCACGTGCGGATGGCGTGGTGGGCCGGGGGCAACCCGTTCCACCACCACCAGGACCTGCGTCGGCTGCGGCGCGCGGTCGCCGAGCTCGACACGTTCGTCGTGCACGACCCGATGTGGACGGCGACGGCGCGGCACGCCGACGTCGTGCTGCCGTCGACGACGACCCTCGAACGCGACGACATCGGCGCCACCAGCTCCGACCCGCTCGTCGTCGCGATGAAGCAGCTCGTACCCCGGCACGGCGAGGCCCGCGACGACTACGACGTGCTCGCCGACCTGGCCGCGCGGCTCGGGCACGGCGAGGCCTTCACCGAGGGCCGGACGTCGCACGAGTGGCTGGTCCACATGTACGACCGCACCCGAAAGGGCCTGGCCGACCGGGGACTCGACGCGCCGTCGTTCGAGGAGTTCTGGGAGCGCGGCGAGCTGGAGCTGCCCCAGCGTCCCGACGACGGCGGGGTGCTCGGCCGCTTCCGCGCCGACCCCGCCCGGCACCCGTTGCCGACGGCGTCCGGCCGCGTCCAGCTCGGGTCCGGTCCGATCGTCGCGCTCGGGCTGCCCGACCACCCCGGCCACCCGGCGTGGATCGAGCCGACCGAGGTCCCCGACGACCGGCACCCGTTCTGGCTGGTCTCCAACCAGCCGGCGACCCGGCTGCACTCCCAGCTCGACTTCGGCGCCCACTCGGCCGGGGCGAAACGCTCCGGGCGCGAGGTCGTGCGCATCCACCCCGACGACGCCGCCCGGCTCGGGATCGGCGACGGCGACGTCGTCCGCATCCACAACGACCGCGGTGCCTGCCTGGCCGCGGCGCGGGTCACCGACGACATCCGGCCCGGCGTGCTGCAGCTGCCGACCGGGGCGTGGTGGGACCCGCGCCCCGACCCGGACCGTCCCGAGTTCGGCGACGACGGCCTCTGCGTGCACGGCAACCCGAACGCCGTGACCCGCGACCGCGGGACGTCGAGCTTCGCGCAGGGCACCCACTGCACCGGGCCCCAGGAGATCGAGAACGAGGCGATGTAG
- a CDS encoding DUF4188 domain-containing protein, whose translation MRFDRAWKVRAWLPVVTAMAGMLRELEREPAHGLLGTRSGIGPGGPLLVQYWRDQESLYAYASDTTATHRPAWAAFNRRARRYPGAVGIWHETFVAGEFETVYGDMPASVPAKALGVQEVDAATDDGRRRLDASRHAT comes from the coding sequence ATGCGCTTCGACCGGGCCTGGAAGGTCCGGGCCTGGCTCCCGGTCGTGACCGCGATGGCCGGGATGCTGCGCGAGCTGGAACGCGAGCCCGCCCACGGGCTGCTCGGGACCCGCTCGGGGATCGGCCCCGGCGGTCCGCTGCTCGTCCAGTACTGGCGCGACCAAGAGTCCCTCTACGCCTATGCGAGCGACACCACGGCGACGCACCGGCCGGCCTGGGCCGCGTTCAACCGGCGGGCCCGCCGCTATCCCGGGGCCGTCGGCATCTGGCACGAGACCTTCGTCGCCGGGGAGTTCGAGACCGTCTACGGGGACATGCCGGCATCGGTGCCGGCGAAGGCGCTGGGGGTCCAGGAGGTCGACGCCGCGACCGACGACGGACGCCGCAGGCTGGACGCCTCCCGGCACGCCACCTGA
- a CDS encoding CaiB/BaiF CoA transferase family protein, translating to MDHSPFGDDPTGGPLDGVLVADFSRVLAGPYATMMLADLGATVIKIEGPGGDDTRTWKPPVVSDPEQGEISTYYLSTNRNKRSVVLDLTDPGDLAAARELARRADVVVENFRPGGAARFGLDHDSVARDNPGVVYCSITGFGARGGAHLAGYDLLVQAVSGLMSLTGDADGPPFRAGVAVFDVLTGLHAALAVSAALRHRERTGQGQLLETNLLSVAMSTLVNQSEAYVAAGAVGRRMGNAHPSVFPYQPMPTADGDLIVIAGNDGQFRKLATVLGDPAMAQDPRFATMSDRIGHREEIEQRLRARLATRTAQEWYDAITAAGVPCGPINTVDGGVALAEELGLDPVVRADDAAAIPTVRNPVGWSATPPSYRRSPPPLGADSAEVRAWLDRDG from the coding sequence GTGGACCACTCCCCGTTCGGCGACGACCCCACCGGCGGACCGCTGGACGGCGTGCTGGTGGCCGACTTCTCCCGCGTGCTCGCCGGGCCCTACGCCACGATGATGCTGGCCGACCTCGGCGCGACGGTGATCAAGATCGAGGGCCCCGGCGGCGACGACACACGCACCTGGAAGCCCCCGGTGGTCAGCGACCCCGAGCAGGGCGAGATCTCCACCTACTACCTGTCCACCAACCGGAACAAGCGGTCGGTCGTCCTCGACCTGACCGACCCGGGCGACCTCGCGGCGGCACGGGAGCTGGCGCGGCGGGCCGACGTCGTCGTCGAGAACTTCCGGCCGGGCGGTGCGGCACGGTTCGGGCTGGACCACGACAGCGTCGCCCGCGACAACCCCGGGGTCGTGTACTGCTCGATCACCGGGTTCGGGGCCCGCGGCGGCGCCCACCTGGCCGGCTACGACCTGCTGGTCCAGGCGGTGTCCGGGCTGATGAGTCTGACCGGCGACGCCGACGGTCCCCCGTTCCGCGCGGGGGTCGCGGTCTTCGACGTCCTGACCGGGCTGCACGCGGCACTCGCGGTCAGCGCGGCGCTGCGGCACCGCGAGCGGACCGGGCAGGGCCAGCTGCTCGAGACCAACCTGCTGTCGGTCGCGATGTCCACCCTGGTCAACCAGAGCGAGGCCTACGTCGCCGCCGGCGCGGTCGGCCGCCGGATGGGCAACGCCCACCCCAGCGTCTTCCCGTACCAGCCGATGCCCACCGCGGACGGCGACCTCATCGTCATCGCCGGCAACGACGGCCAGTTCCGCAAGCTCGCGACCGTCCTCGGCGACCCGGCCATGGCGCAGGACCCGCGCTTCGCGACCATGTCCGACCGGATCGGCCACCGCGAAGAGATCGAGCAGCGGCTGCGCGCCCGCCTCGCCACCCGCACCGCCCAGGAGTGGTACGACGCGATCACCGCCGCCGGCGTGCCCTGCGGCCCGATCAACACCGTCGACGGCGGTGTCGCCCTCGCCGAGGAGCTCGGGCTCGACCCGGTCGTCCGGGCCGACGACGCCGCCGCGATCCCGACCGTCCGCAACCCGGTCGGCTGGTCGGCCACCCCGCCGTCCTACCGCCGCTCTCCCCCGCCGCTCGGGGCCGACTCCGCCGAGGTCCGGGCCTGGCTCGACCGCGACGGATGA